Proteins co-encoded in one uncultured Draconibacterium sp. genomic window:
- the gyrB gene encoding DNA topoisomerase (ATP-hydrolyzing) subunit B, with amino-acid sequence MSEIEKNELQNTGKGSYGADSIQVLEGLEAVRKRPSMYIGDTNEKGLHHLVYEVVDNSIDEALAGYCSNIEVIIHEDNSITVKDDGRGIPTEKHTKENKSALEVVMTVLHAGGKFDKDSYKVSGGLHGVGVSCVNALSTYLKAEVHREGKIYVQEYSAGKPKADVQVVGETDKTGTQVTFVPDGSIFLTTEYKYEILAARLRELAFLNAGIKLKITDKRVVEEDGSFKSEDYFSEAGLKEFVEYLDGTREKLIEEVVHITTEKNDIPVEIALQYNTSFSENIHSYVNNINTIEGGTHLTGFRRGLTRTLKNYADQSGMLAKLKFDISGDDFREGLTAIISVKVQEPQFEGQTKTKLGNSEVSLSVDQATSEALQNYLEENPKAAKQIVQKVILAAQARHAARKAREMVQRKNALSGGGLPGKLSDCSEKDPAQCEVFLVEGDSAGGTAKQGRDRRTQAILPLRGKILNVEKAMQHKIFENEEIKNIFTALGVTIGTEEDSKALNMAKLRYHKIVIMTDADVDGSHIATLIMTFFFRYMNDLIKKGHVYIATPPLYLIKKGKRESYAWNEKQRLELIEEWADGNESAVHTQRYKGLGEMNAEQLWSTTMNPEQRTLQQVTIDNAAEADHIFSMLMGDDVPPRRKFIEDHATYANIDA; translated from the coding sequence ATGAGCGAAATTGAAAAAAATGAACTCCAAAACACAGGCAAAGGAAGCTATGGAGCAGATAGTATTCAGGTGCTTGAAGGATTGGAAGCAGTAAGAAAAAGGCCGTCGATGTACATTGGCGACACCAACGAAAAAGGGTTGCACCATTTGGTATACGAAGTGGTTGACAACTCGATCGACGAAGCATTGGCCGGTTACTGTAGCAACATTGAAGTTATTATTCATGAAGATAATTCCATCACAGTAAAGGATGATGGACGAGGTATTCCCACCGAAAAACATACTAAAGAAAATAAATCGGCGCTGGAAGTTGTAATGACAGTACTACACGCCGGTGGAAAATTCGATAAAGATTCGTACAAAGTATCGGGTGGTTTGCACGGTGTAGGTGTATCGTGTGTTAACGCACTTTCTACCTACCTGAAAGCAGAAGTACACCGCGAAGGGAAAATTTATGTACAGGAATATTCGGCCGGAAAACCAAAAGCTGATGTTCAGGTTGTTGGCGAAACCGACAAAACCGGAACACAAGTAACATTTGTACCCGACGGAAGCATTTTCCTTACTACAGAATACAAATACGAAATTCTGGCGGCTCGTTTGCGCGAGCTGGCTTTCCTGAATGCAGGAATCAAGCTGAAGATTACTGACAAACGTGTTGTAGAAGAAGACGGCTCGTTTAAATCAGAAGATTATTTTTCGGAAGCAGGATTGAAAGAATTTGTTGAATACCTTGACGGTACACGTGAAAAACTGATTGAGGAAGTTGTACACATTACCACCGAAAAAAATGATATTCCGGTAGAAATTGCACTGCAGTACAACACTTCATTCTCCGAAAATATTCATTCGTATGTAAATAACATTAATACGATTGAAGGAGGAACGCATTTAACTGGTTTTAGACGGGGTTTAACACGTACCTTGAAAAATTATGCAGATCAAAGCGGAATGCTCGCAAAACTGAAATTTGACATCAGTGGTGACGATTTCCGTGAAGGATTGACTGCAATTATTTCAGTTAAGGTTCAGGAACCACAATTCGAAGGACAGACCAAAACAAAGCTGGGTAACTCCGAAGTTAGTTTGTCAGTTGATCAGGCAACCAGCGAAGCACTGCAAAATTACCTGGAAGAAAATCCAAAGGCAGCCAAACAGATTGTACAAAAAGTAATTCTGGCAGCTCAGGCCCGTCATGCAGCGCGTAAAGCCCGTGAAATGGTGCAACGTAAAAACGCACTTTCAGGAGGAGGTTTGCCGGGAAAACTGAGCGACTGCTCTGAAAAAGATCCAGCTCAATGCGAAGTATTCCTTGTCGAGGGAGACTCGGCGGGTGGTACGGCCAAACAAGGCCGCGACCGCAGAACACAAGCCATTCTTCCACTGCGTGGTAAAATTCTGAATGTGGAAAAAGCCATGCAGCACAAGATCTTCGAAAACGAAGAGATCAAAAATATATTTACTGCTTTGGGGGTTACCATTGGAACTGAAGAAGACTCTAAGGCTCTGAATATGGCAAAATTAAGATATCATAAGATTGTGATTATGACGGATGCCGACGTGGACGGTAGCCACATCGCAACATTGATTATGACTTTCTTTTTCCGCTACATGAACGACCTGATAAAAAAAGGCCACGTTTATATTGCCACTCCACCTCTTTATTTAATTAAAAAAGGGAAAAGAGAATCGTATGCCTGGAATGAAAAACAGCGCCTTGAGCTGATTGAAGAGTGGGCCGATGGTAACGAAAGTGCTGTGCATACTCAACGATACAAAGGTTTGGGAGAGATGAATGCCGAGCAGCTTTGGTCAACTACCATGAATCCTGAGCAACGTACTTTGCAACAGGTAACTATTGACAACGCTGCTGAAGCCGATCATATTTTCTCCATGCTCATGGGCGATGATGTTCCACCTCGCCGTAAGTTTATTGAGGACCACGCTACCTACGCAAACATTGATGCGTAA
- a CDS encoding TIGR00730 family Rossman fold protein, translated as MNICVFCSSSNAINEKYFEAAQNLGEIIGKGGHSLINGGANVGLMETATIAASKAGAKTVGIIPEKMIGRSLASNNSHEVIITTDMMERKAKMRDMSDAFIALPGGFGTLEEILEVITLRQLSYHHKPIVFVNTNNFFDHLFKQFELSYVELFAKDVYRKLYFVTETPEEAMKYIENYEEVELDSKWFKVPEK; from the coding sequence ATGAACATCTGTGTTTTCTGCTCATCAAGCAATGCTATAAACGAAAAGTACTTTGAGGCCGCACAAAATCTGGGCGAGATAATTGGTAAAGGCGGCCATAGTTTAATAAATGGTGGTGCCAATGTTGGCCTGATGGAAACGGCTACCATCGCTGCCAGCAAAGCAGGTGCAAAAACAGTGGGCATTATTCCCGAAAAGATGATCGGCAGGTCGCTGGCCTCCAACAACTCGCACGAAGTAATAATTACCACCGATATGATGGAGCGGAAAGCAAAAATGCGCGATATGTCGGATGCCTTTATTGCATTGCCCGGTGGTTTCGGAACATTGGAAGAAATACTGGAGGTTATTACACTACGTCAACTCTCCTACCACCATAAACCAATTGTTTTTGTTAATACCAATAATTTTTTCGACCATCTGTTTAAACAATTTGAGCTCTCGTATGTCGAATTATTTGCAAAGGATGTTTACCGAAAATTATATTTTGTAACCGAGACACCGGAAGAAGCGATGAAATACATAGAAAATTACGAAGAAGTAGAGCTTGATTCAAAATGGTTTAAGGTACCCGAAAAATAA
- a CDS encoding Do family serine endopeptidase: MKRVGRISLTFLLVIAGAFVGVWAYSTFFDKPQVVTVKEEQAAQFVNYPADSEQQLPDLTFAAEKSIHAVVHIATKSVRTGQWSSGNPLLDEFFGLQRQQPQVRQGFGSGVIMSKDGYIITNNHVIEDAQEIKVILNDKREFDARLVGTDPSTDIALLKVDAEDLPYLTYGNSDNLKLGEWVLAVGNPFNLTSTVTAGIISSQGRNLGINQDQYRIESFIQTDAAVNPGNSGGALVNQQGNLVGINTAIASRTGSYSGYSFAVPVSIVKKVVKDLMEFGEVQRALLGVNIGDVDAEIAEKLNLDKVEGVYIGGVVENGAANEAGIKEKDVIISVDGDKVKTAAELQEKVSQYRPGDNVDIVVIRDNEKKQFTVTLRNKHGDTEIVRDNVTVLGAEFEAVSNSVKEDLGIRNGIMITNLEKGKLKDAGLKKGFIITSVNKKPIYEASDFKREVGNARGGILVEGVYPNGESAYYVFGVER, from the coding sequence ATGAAAAGAGTAGGAAGAATTTCGCTGACATTTTTACTTGTTATAGCAGGTGCCTTTGTAGGAGTTTGGGCTTACAGCACTTTTTTCGACAAGCCACAGGTTGTAACAGTAAAAGAAGAGCAAGCAGCACAATTTGTTAATTACCCAGCAGACAGTGAACAACAGTTACCCGATTTAACTTTTGCCGCCGAAAAATCAATTCATGCGGTAGTTCATATTGCCACAAAATCAGTTCGTACTGGTCAGTGGTCAAGCGGGAATCCACTATTAGATGAGTTTTTTGGTCTGCAAAGGCAACAGCCACAAGTGAGACAAGGATTTGGATCAGGTGTTATTATGTCGAAAGACGGATATATTATTACCAATAACCACGTAATTGAAGATGCACAGGAAATTAAAGTAATATTAAACGACAAACGCGAATTTGATGCACGTTTAGTTGGTACTGATCCATCAACCGATATTGCCCTGTTAAAAGTTGACGCAGAAGATTTACCCTATTTAACTTATGGTAATTCTGATAATCTGAAACTTGGTGAATGGGTTTTGGCCGTTGGTAACCCTTTTAACCTAACATCAACAGTAACTGCAGGTATTATTAGCTCGCAGGGACGAAATCTGGGAATTAATCAGGATCAGTATCGAATCGAGTCATTTATTCAAACCGATGCGGCAGTAAACCCAGGAAATAGTGGAGGAGCACTGGTAAATCAACAAGGAAACCTGGTTGGTATTAACACAGCAATTGCCTCTCGTACGGGTTCATACTCTGGATATTCTTTTGCCGTACCTGTTTCGATTGTAAAAAAAGTTGTTAAAGATTTAATGGAATTTGGAGAGGTACAACGTGCATTACTCGGCGTAAATATTGGCGATGTTGATGCAGAAATTGCTGAAAAACTGAACCTTGATAAAGTGGAAGGTGTTTATATAGGTGGAGTCGTTGAGAACGGAGCTGCCAACGAAGCTGGCATAAAAGAAAAAGATGTAATCATCAGTGTTGATGGAGACAAAGTAAAAACAGCAGCCGAGCTACAGGAAAAAGTTAGTCAGTACCGTCCAGGCGACAATGTAGATATTGTTGTAATTAGAGACAATGAAAAGAAACAATTTACCGTTACCTTGCGTAACAAACATGGTGACACTGAAATAGTACGCGACAATGTAACCGTACTTGGTGCCGAGTTTGAAGCAGTAAGTAACAGTGTTAAAGAAGATTTGGGAATCAGAAATGGAATAATGATAACCAATCTTGAGAAAGGAAAACTTAAAGATGCTGGTCTCAAAAAAGGTTTTATTATTACTTCGGTAAACAAAAAACCCATTTACGAGGCATCAGATTTTAAGAGAGAAGTTGGAAATGCGAGAGGGGGAATTCTGGTTGAAGGTGTTTACCCGAATGGTGAATCAGCATACTATGTTTTTGGGGTTGAACGTTAA
- a CDS encoding RNA polymerase sigma factor RpoD/SigA gives MRQLKITKSITNRESASLDKYLQEIGKEELITVEEEVELAQRIKKGDQAALEKLTRANLRFVVSVAKQYQNQGLSLPDLINEGNLGLIKAAEKFDETRGFKFISYAVWWIRQSILQALAEQSRIVRLPLNQVGSLNKINKAYSKFEQEHERKPSPEELAETLELPADKVSDTLRVSGRHVSVDAPFVDGEDNSLLDVLVNNDSPNADKSLINESLAREIFRALATLTERESDIIKLFFGIGCQEMTLEEIGERFGLTRERVRQIKEKAIRRLRHTSRSKLLKSYLG, from the coding sequence ATGAGACAACTAAAGATCACAAAGTCGATCACTAACCGTGAAAGTGCCTCTTTAGATAAGTATTTGCAGGAAATTGGTAAAGAAGAGCTGATTACTGTAGAGGAAGAAGTGGAGTTAGCACAGCGGATTAAAAAGGGCGATCAGGCAGCTTTGGAGAAACTTACAAGAGCAAACCTTCGATTTGTAGTATCGGTGGCAAAGCAGTACCAAAATCAGGGACTAAGCTTACCCGACTTAATTAACGAAGGAAACCTTGGTTTGATTAAAGCAGCTGAGAAGTTCGATGAAACTCGCGGTTTTAAATTCATTTCTTACGCAGTATGGTGGATTCGCCAATCTATTCTTCAAGCGCTCGCTGAGCAGTCGCGTATAGTTCGTTTGCCCCTGAACCAGGTCGGTTCCTTGAATAAGATCAATAAGGCTTATTCAAAATTTGAGCAAGAACACGAACGTAAACCGTCGCCTGAAGAGTTAGCTGAAACATTAGAGCTACCTGCTGATAAGGTTTCTGATACATTAAGAGTATCGGGAAGACATGTATCGGTTGATGCACCATTTGTTGATGGTGAAGATAACAGTCTTCTTGACGTATTGGTAAACAACGATTCGCCAAATGCCGACAAGAGCCTTATCAACGAATCTTTGGCTAGAGAAATTTTTCGCGCATTAGCAACTTTGACTGAGCGAGAAAGTGACATCATCAAACTGTTTTTTGGCATAGGGTGCCAGGAAATGACATTAGAGGAAATCGGTGAACGATTTGGATTAACCCGTGAAAGGGTAAGGCAGATAAAAGAAAAGGCTATCAGACGATTAAGACATACATCGCGTAGCAAATTATTAAAATCATATCTGGGCTAA